In a genomic window of Flavobacterium sp. KACC 22761:
- the ftsA gene encoding cell division protein FtsA: MEKDNIAVGLDIGTTKIVAMIGKKNEYGKLEILGIGKSKSLGVARGVVNNITQTIQSIQQAILEAENNSGYKIKDVVVGIAGQHIRSIQHTDYISRSNPEEVIGEKDIQLLIDQVNKLAMLPGEEIIHVLPQEFKIDGQSEIKEPIGMYGGRLESSFHVVVGQASSIRNVGRCIQSSGIELSGLTLEPLASADAVLSQEEKEAGVALIDIGGGTTDLAIFKDGIIRHTAVIPFGGNVITDDIKEGCSIIEKQAELLKIKFGSAWPGENKDNEIVSIPGLRGREPKEISLKNLSKIIHARVVEIIEQVFAEIKAYGHEDPRKKLIAGIVLTGGGAQLKHIKQLVEYITGMDTRIGYPNEHLAGNSSEEISSPLFATAVGLVMNSIENSTQSAVRMEIVNEQPKVVYRNAPVQQQQPVQQRYEVEENYVERVETIDEPRETRTNKVEAESTETKIRRSFFDRYVDKIKDFLDNAE, encoded by the coding sequence GGAGATTTTGGGTATCGGAAAATCCAAAAGTTTGGGAGTTGCGAGAGGAGTGGTAAACAATATCACGCAAACTATTCAATCAATCCAGCAAGCGATACTTGAGGCAGAAAACAATTCAGGTTACAAAATAAAAGATGTTGTTGTGGGTATTGCCGGACAGCACATCAGAAGTATTCAGCATACAGATTATATTAGCAGAAGCAATCCAGAAGAAGTAATTGGCGAAAAAGATATTCAGCTTTTGATTGACCAAGTGAATAAATTGGCAATGTTGCCAGGTGAAGAAATTATTCACGTTTTGCCACAAGAATTTAAAATTGACGGGCAATCTGAGATTAAAGAGCCAATTGGAATGTACGGTGGAAGATTAGAGTCTAGTTTTCACGTTGTGGTGGGACAGGCTTCTTCAATCAGAAATGTTGGAAGATGTATTCAAAGTTCAGGAATTGAATTATCTGGATTGACTTTAGAACCATTAGCTTCTGCAGATGCTGTTTTGAGCCAAGAAGAAAAAGAAGCAGGTGTAGCACTTATCGATATTGGAGGTGGAACCACAGATTTGGCCATTTTTAAAGATGGAATTATTCGTCACACCGCTGTTATTCCTTTTGGAGGAAATGTAATTACAGATGATATTAAAGAAGGCTGTTCGATTATTGAAAAACAAGCGGAGCTTTTAAAAATAAAATTCGGATCAGCTTGGCCGGGAGAAAATAAAGACAACGAAATTGTTTCTATTCCTGGTTTAAGAGGAAGAGAGCCAAAAGAGATTTCGCTTAAAAACTTATCAAAAATCATCCATGCACGTGTGGTGGAAATTATTGAGCAGGTTTTTGCAGAAATTAAAGCTTACGGACACGAAGATCCTCGCAAAAAATTAATTGCTGGAATTGTTCTTACAGGTGGTGGAGCACAACTAAAACATATCAAACAATTAGTTGAATATATTACTGGTATGGATACCAGAATTGGATATCCAAATGAACATTTAGCTGGAAATTCGAGCGAAGAAATTTCGAGCCCATTGTTTGCAACTGCTGTAGGGTTAGTGATGAACAGTATTGAAAACAGTACACAAAGTGCCGTTAGGATGGAAATTGTAAATGAACAGCCAAAAGTAGTTTACAGAAATGCTCCAGTGCAGCAACAACAGCCAGTGCAGCAACGATACGAAGTTGAAGAAAACTACGTTGAAAGAGTAGAAACTATTGATGAGCCTAGAGAGACAAGAACGAACAAGGTCGAAGCAGAATCTACAGAAACCAAAATTAGGAGATCATTTTTTGACAGATACGTCGATAAAATCAAAGATTTTTTAGACAACGCTGAATAA
- the ftsZ gene encoding cell division protein FtsZ, which produces MMSNSEFGSISFDLPKNQSNVIKVIGVGGGGSNAINHMFKQGIKGVDFIVCNTDSQALQNSSVPNKIQLGMNLTEGLGAGANPDVGQQSAIESIADIEKMLDRNTKMVFITAGMGGGTGTGAAPVIAQLAKEREILTVGIVTIPFQFEGKVRQEQALLGIEKLRKQVDSLIVINNNKLREVYGNLGFKAGFSKADEVLATASRGIAEVITHHYTQNIDLRDAKTVLANSGTAIMGSAVSQGENRAKDAIVSALDSPLLNDNKITGAKNVLLLIVSGSNEITLDEIGEINDHIQAEAGYNANIIMGVGEDEALGEAIAVTIIATGFDVEQQNEIVNTEPKKIIHTLEDEQRSVHNLTNKPLASFDLNAETPIAKSEDKVVFDLMEDTVAPVVQTPVAPVTPPTINQEELVVMSEFIKNLDVTFEIVSPITDIDFKISAPEVPAYQEVKPVQQRTFEKEEQTTFSFDLPLFRSEPEVKKEPVAEQQENKIVFELTNETRNIKVNDPVSFVPVTELSDNGIIKYSLEEYMEVENDLMASKPVEKVVEDTVPEELNITLKPRVDFAAQPDYTTTAEVSPMELTIEETLRLRAEERRKKLKEFNYKFHNNVSRIDELEKEPAYKRLGIDLSNSQSNNTNSRISVGTDSNNDLQLRSNNSFLHDNVD; this is translated from the coding sequence ATGATGAGCAACTCAGAATTTGGAAGCATTTCATTTGATTTGCCAAAAAACCAGTCAAATGTAATCAAAGTAATAGGTGTAGGTGGAGGAGGTAGCAACGCTATCAACCATATGTTTAAACAAGGTATTAAAGGCGTTGATTTCATCGTTTGTAATACCGATTCACAAGCACTGCAGAACAGTTCAGTGCCTAACAAGATTCAGTTGGGTATGAATTTGACAGAAGGTCTTGGTGCAGGAGCAAATCCTGATGTAGGACAACAGTCTGCTATTGAAAGTATTGCCGATATTGAAAAAATGTTGGATCGCAATACTAAAATGGTGTTTATTACTGCGGGTATGGGTGGTGGTACCGGTACTGGTGCTGCGCCAGTTATCGCACAATTAGCAAAAGAAAGAGAAATCTTAACAGTGGGTATCGTGACGATTCCGTTTCAATTTGAAGGGAAAGTGCGTCAAGAGCAGGCACTTTTAGGAATCGAAAAATTACGAAAGCAAGTTGACTCTTTGATCGTAATTAATAATAATAAATTAAGAGAGGTTTACGGAAATCTTGGTTTCAAAGCTGGATTCTCAAAAGCTGACGAAGTTTTGGCAACTGCCTCAAGAGGTATTGCCGAAGTAATTACGCACCACTATACTCAAAATATTGATTTGCGCGATGCTAAAACAGTTTTGGCAAACAGCGGAACTGCGATTATGGGATCTGCGGTATCACAAGGAGAGAACAGAGCTAAAGATGCAATTGTATCGGCATTGGATTCTCCATTGTTGAATGACAATAAAATTACAGGAGCCAAAAACGTATTGTTGCTTATCGTTTCTGGATCTAATGAAATAACGCTTGATGAGATTGGAGAAATCAACGATCACATTCAGGCAGAGGCTGGTTACAATGCAAATATTATCATGGGAGTTGGTGAAGACGAAGCTCTTGGGGAGGCTATTGCTGTAACTATTATTGCAACTGGTTTTGATGTTGAACAACAAAATGAAATCGTGAATACTGAGCCTAAGAAAATTATTCACACGTTAGAAGACGAACAAAGAAGTGTTCACAATTTAACAAACAAACCGCTTGCATCTTTTGATTTAAATGCAGAAACACCTATTGCAAAATCTGAAGATAAAGTTGTTTTTGATTTAATGGAAGATACGGTTGCTCCCGTAGTTCAAACTCCAGTTGCTCCGGTAACGCCACCAACAATCAATCAAGAAGAATTGGTAGTGATGTCTGAGTTTATCAAGAATCTTGATGTAACTTTTGAAATCGTTTCGCCAATTACAGATATCGATTTTAAAATTTCTGCTCCAGAAGTCCCAGCTTACCAAGAAGTAAAACCGGTACAGCAAAGAACTTTTGAGAAAGAAGAACAAACGACTTTTTCATTTGATTTGCCACTTTTTAGAAGTGAGCCTGAAGTGAAAAAAGAGCCAGTAGCAGAACAACAAGAAAATAAAATTGTTTTTGAGTTAACAAACGAAACACGTAATATTAAAGTAAACGATCCAGTTTCATTTGTGCCGGTTACTGAACTTTCGGATAACGGAATTATCAAATATTCTTTGGAAGAATATATGGAAGTGGAGAATGATTTAATGGCTTCTAAACCGGTTGAAAAAGTGGTTGAAGATACTGTGCCAGAAGAATTAAACATCACTTTGAAACCAAGAGTTGATTTTGCTGCTCAACCAGATTACACAACAACTGCTGAAGTTTCTCCAATGGAATTGACAATTGAAGAAACATTGCGTTTGCGTGCTGAAGAAAGAAGAAAGAAACTAAAAGAATTTAATTATAAATTCCACAATAATGTTTCAAGAATTGATGAGTTGGAAAAAGAGCCAGCTTATAAAAGATTAGGAATTGATTTATCAAATTCTCAATCTAATAATACCAATTCTAGAATTTCTGTTGGAACAGACAGCAACAACGATTTGCAATTGCGTTCAAATAATTCATTTTTGCACGACAACGTAGATTAG
- a CDS encoding GatB/YqeY domain-containing protein, which produces MSLQTQIMDEIKNAMKAKDTVALEALRAVKSELLLASTASGSKEELSEEDEIKLLQRLVKTRKESARIFTEQNRPDLAEPELAQVAVIEKFLPAQLSEAEVEAVIAKIIAETGASGIASMGKVMGLASAQLGGTAEGKTISTIVKKLLS; this is translated from the coding sequence ATGAGTTTACAAACACAAATCATGGACGAAATCAAAAACGCCATGAAAGCAAAAGATACTGTAGCTTTAGAAGCTTTAAGAGCTGTTAAATCTGAATTATTATTGGCTTCAACTGCATCTGGATCTAAAGAAGAATTATCTGAAGAAGATGAAATTAAATTACTTCAAAGATTGGTAAAAACACGTAAAGAAAGCGCAAGAATCTTTACAGAACAAAACCGTCCTGATTTAGCTGAACCAGAATTGGCTCAGGTAGCAGTAATCGAGAAGTTTTTGCCAGCTCAATTAAGCGAAGCAGAAGTAGAAGCTGTAATTGCAAAAATCATTGCTGAAACAGGAGCTTCAGGCATTGCTTCAATGGGTAAAGTTATGGGATTAGCATCTGCTCAATTGGGCGGAACTGCTGAAGGAAAAACCATTTCTACAATTGTGAAGAAATTACTTTCGTAA
- a CDS encoding DUF1254 domain-containing protein yields the protein MKNLSFLILVLLAFTACKKDQPKDKQDNAETAVSSDSITAITKEAWIYGYPMFYNYKTIYASAINKEAKEYVGFNKFKNFSMSATPADTLVVTINNDTPYSMAAIDVSDEPVVLEVPKIENDRYYVMQFVDLYTFNYEYIGSRATGNNPGKYLIAGPDWKGETPKGINKVLHSETNLIFLVGRTQLHDPSDVPNLKRIQAQYKLIPLHEFTRQTAPVAKKYNLPLPAWKESDYSSPQFISILNSLLQYTTEDTSEKDLRARFAKIGIVPGTPFDSSKYPPETIKAIEKGIAEAKQELGSKVNNVKDAGSLFGTRAELKNNYLNRAIAAAAGIYGNTKEEAVYTGSSTDKDNLPLQGNSNYILKFNKSELPEAKYFWSITMYNLPKRFLVSNPINRYSIGNKTKGLKYESNGDLIIYMQKDSPGKDKESNWLPTPKDENFMFVMRIYGPQPDVINNVWKMPLPEKK from the coding sequence ATGAAAAATCTCTCTTTTTTAATCCTAGTACTTTTAGCATTCACCGCGTGCAAAAAAGACCAGCCAAAAGACAAGCAAGATAATGCAGAAACAGCTGTTTCTTCAGATTCAATAACTGCTATTACCAAGGAAGCATGGATCTATGGTTATCCGATGTTTTACAATTATAAAACCATTTATGCCAGTGCAATAAACAAAGAAGCAAAAGAATATGTAGGTTTTAACAAGTTCAAGAACTTTTCAATGAGTGCCACTCCTGCCGATACACTAGTTGTAACAATTAACAATGACACTCCATACTCAATGGCTGCTATAGATGTTTCAGACGAGCCAGTTGTTTTAGAAGTTCCAAAAATTGAAAATGACAGATATTATGTCATGCAGTTTGTAGATTTATATACGTTCAATTATGAATATATTGGGTCGCGCGCAACGGGAAACAATCCCGGGAAATACTTGATTGCTGGACCAGACTGGAAAGGCGAAACGCCAAAAGGCATCAATAAGGTTTTGCATTCTGAAACCAATTTAATCTTTCTCGTTGGCCGTACGCAACTTCATGATCCATCTGATGTGCCAAATCTTAAAAGAATACAAGCACAATATAAATTAATTCCGCTACATGAGTTTACGCGACAGACAGCTCCAGTAGCAAAAAAATACAATTTGCCATTGCCTGCTTGGAAAGAAAGCGATTACAGCTCTCCACAATTCATTTCTATCTTAAATTCTTTATTACAATATACAACTGAGGACACTAGCGAAAAAGATCTTAGAGCTCGTTTTGCTAAAATTGGAATTGTACCCGGAACACCTTTTGACAGTTCTAAATATCCACCAGAAACCATTAAAGCTATAGAAAAAGGAATTGCAGAGGCAAAACAGGAATTAGGATCTAAGGTAAATAATGTAAAAGATGCCGGAAGTCTTTTTGGGACACGAGCGGAGTTAAAAAACAATTATCTTAATCGTGCAATTGCGGCTGCCGCTGGAATTTATGGAAATACAAAAGAAGAAGCCGTTTACACAGGAAGCAGTACCGATAAAGACAATCTGCCACTACAAGGAAACAGCAATTATATTTTAAAATTCAATAAAAGCGAGCTTCCGGAAGCAAAATACTTTTGGAGCATAACCATGTATAATCTGCCAAAACGTTTTCTGGTTTCAAACCCGATAAACCGGTATTCTATTGGAAACAAAACCAAAGGCTTAAAATATGAATCCAATGGCGATTTGATTATTTACATGCAAAAAGACTCTCCAGGAAAAGACAAAGAAAGCAATTGGCTTCCTACTCCAAAAGACGAAAATTTTATGTTTGTCATGCGTATTTATGGTCCGCAACCTGATGTAATCAATAATGTATGGAAAATGCCTTTGCCTGAAAAAAAGTAA
- a CDS encoding zinc-dependent peptidase, whose protein sequence is MFVFFFIGILIALVLAIIVFRIIEPIYLMIYNKPLYLFWYPILNQIDPRDKTILGREFPYYFNLSDKKKRYFEHRVKCFIEHYNFEGKDIEVTQDMKLIIAGTYVMLTFGLRNYLLELFENIIIYPTSYYSTINQAYHKGEYNPRMKAVVFSWEDFLSGHETKDNINLGLHEFTHVLHFYSRKSSEPGAVIFYDEFTEIEKYFDDESLRNILKERNYFREYAYTNKFEFLAVILEHFFETPEIFKKEFPELFERVRLMINYTER, encoded by the coding sequence ATGTTCGTTTTCTTTTTTATCGGAATTTTGATTGCTTTAGTGTTGGCCATAATTGTGTTCAGAATTATTGAACCCATTTATCTGATGATTTACAATAAGCCATTGTATTTGTTTTGGTATCCAATTTTAAACCAAATTGATCCGAGAGATAAGACAATTTTAGGACGTGAATTTCCGTATTATTTTAATTTATCAGATAAAAAGAAAAGGTATTTTGAACACCGAGTAAAATGTTTTATTGAGCATTATAATTTTGAAGGAAAAGATATTGAAGTTACTCAGGACATGAAATTAATCATTGCCGGAACTTATGTAATGCTTACTTTCGGTCTGCGAAATTACCTGCTGGAATTATTTGAAAATATCATTATTTACCCAACATCGTATTATTCTACAATCAATCAAGCTTATCACAAAGGAGAATATAATCCTAGGATGAAAGCAGTTGTTTTTTCTTGGGAAGATTTCCTGAGCGGACACGAGACAAAAGATAATATCAATCTCGGATTACATGAATTTACGCATGTTTTGCACTTTTATTCTCGAAAAAGTTCAGAGCCTGGTGCGGTTATTTTCTATGATGAATTTACCGAAATCGAAAAGTATTTCGATGATGAATCTTTGAGGAATATCCTTAAAGAAAGAAATTATTTTAGAGAGTATGCTTATACCAATAAATTTGAGTTTTTGGCCGTAATTTTAGAGCATTTTTTTGAAACTCCGGAAATCTTTAAAAAGGAATTTCCAGAGTTGTTTGAACGTGTGAGATTAATGATAAATTACACCGAACGGTAA
- a CDS encoding DUF962 domain-containing protein — translation MRTLDQWFAEYAVSHQNPKNKAIHYVCVPAIFFSIVGLLMSIPSEFIYNLLKLNMPIIENWAFVVLLFVLVFYIRLSISMAIKIAIFSGICLIVNYYIGQFVPLWMFSIGVFVIAWIGQFYGHNIEGKKPSFLKDLQFLLIGPAWVVENIFSKK, via the coding sequence ATGAGAACATTAGATCAATGGTTTGCTGAATATGCCGTAAGTCATCAAAACCCAAAAAACAAAGCCATACATTATGTTTGCGTTCCTGCAATCTTTTTTTCGATTGTTGGTTTATTAATGAGTATTCCGAGCGAGTTTATCTATAATTTACTAAAACTAAATATGCCAATTATTGAAAACTGGGCTTTTGTAGTTTTACTTTTTGTTCTCGTTTTTTACATTCGATTATCAATTTCTATGGCGATTAAAATTGCTATTTTCTCTGGCATTTGCCTTATTGTAAATTACTACATTGGTCAGTTCGTGCCTTTATGGATGTTTTCAATTGGTGTATTTGTCATTGCTTGGATCGGACAATTTTACGGACACAATATTGAAGGCAAAAAACCTTCTTTTTTAAAAGATCTTCAGTTTTTATTGATTGGCCCAGCTTGGGTTGTCGAGAATATTTTTTCGAAGAAATAA
- a CDS encoding DUF3754 domain-containing protein yields the protein MILEHYIPFNKEFLLEQQIAAFAKNPDEEADFKKLFDIIEHYYHYESFNLNRNLKQNYALFDPDLSKKERRQFIGKSDFSAFKETLLQVLERGNYYRIDQKTLDEAFTESDLIGLNLEIDFNAFKDFELYARGHHKATEKVKKYFFWKKEIEVEYYDRVLVYLNYSDADFLNKKKVKLGKMPIDPGSISLKIFKRVPKNDLETIFPNAIPRMSIKDKMLLWIPGVFGGISLLSAKVIPALINMYNAYETGEAIDLLNSKTSLNQGLIALGILSAYCFRQYNNFINKKIRYSKLLSDSLYFKNLGNNSGAFYSLLNSSEEEVLKETILAYSFLHKSEKPLTAEELDNQIESWFKTKLNTDLDFDVNDALLKLKNIGLGIENNGKWKVIPLKEALFTIDELWDTIFEYNVTQKI from the coding sequence ATGATCCTAGAACATTATATTCCGTTCAACAAAGAATTTTTATTGGAACAGCAAATCGCTGCTTTCGCTAAAAATCCTGACGAAGAAGCTGATTTTAAAAAATTGTTTGACATTATCGAACATTATTATCACTATGAATCTTTTAATCTGAATCGAAATCTGAAACAAAACTATGCTTTGTTTGATCCAGATTTGAGCAAAAAAGAACGCCGTCAATTTATTGGCAAAAGTGACTTTTCGGCATTCAAGGAAACATTGCTTCAGGTTTTAGAACGTGGAAATTATTACCGAATTGATCAAAAAACACTGGACGAAGCTTTTACAGAATCTGATTTGATTGGCTTGAATCTCGAAATTGATTTCAACGCCTTCAAGGATTTTGAACTTTATGCACGCGGGCATCATAAAGCGACTGAAAAAGTCAAAAAATATTTTTTCTGGAAAAAAGAAATTGAAGTCGAATATTATGATCGTGTTTTAGTTTACCTCAATTACAGTGATGCCGATTTTCTGAATAAAAAGAAAGTCAAATTAGGCAAAATGCCAATTGACCCGGGTTCTATCTCTTTAAAAATCTTTAAGCGCGTTCCAAAAAATGATCTTGAAACCATTTTTCCAAATGCAATTCCGAGAATGTCCATAAAGGATAAAATGTTGCTGTGGATTCCAGGAGTTTTCGGTGGCATTTCATTATTAAGCGCAAAAGTAATTCCGGCTTTAATCAATATGTACAATGCTTATGAAACGGGAGAAGCTATTGATTTACTGAATAGTAAAACTTCCTTAAATCAAGGTTTGATTGCGCTGGGAATTTTATCTGCTTATTGCTTTCGCCAGTACAACAATTTCATAAATAAAAAAATCCGATATTCTAAATTACTTTCTGATAGTTTGTATTTCAAAAATCTCGGAAACAACAGCGGTGCCTTTTATTCGCTCTTGAATTCATCTGAAGAAGAGGTCTTAAAAGAAACTATTTTGGCCTATTCATTTTTACACAAAAGCGAAAAACCTTTAACCGCCGAAGAACTCGACAATCAAATAGAATCTTGGTTTAAAACCAAATTGAATACCGATTTGGATTTTGATGTCAATGATGCTTTATTGAAGTTGAAAAATATTGGCCTTGGCATTGAAAACAATGGAAAATGGAAAGTTATTCCGCTAAAAGAAGCGCTTTTTACAATTGATGAATTGTGGGATACTATTTTTGAGTATAACGTAACTCAAAAAATTTAA
- a CDS encoding SulP family inorganic anion transporter, giving the protein MKKASQLFDFSQKVNYKNEILAGFTVAMTMIPESLSFAILAGFPPLVGLYAAFIAGLVTAIFGGRPGMISGGAGATVIVLIALMKSHGIEYVFAAVALGGVVQICIGLFKLGKFIRLVPQPVMFGFVNGLAVVIFMSQLEQFKTVINGQVSWLQGTPLYIMLGLVALTIAIVLVFPKITKAIPASLVAIMVVFALVIVFNIETKTVEDIASVQGGFPPFHIPNIPISFETLKIIFPYSVIVAAVGLTEGLLTLNLVDEITGTRGNSNRECIAQGSSNILNGFFYGMGGCPMIAQTLVNLGAGSRARLSGIIAALTILMIILFGAPVIGKLPMAALVGVMMMVAITTFEWASFRIINKMPKHDIFVGILVALITIVLHNLALAVLIGVIISALVFAWESAKRIRARNYIDENGIKHYEIYGPLFFGSTTTFLEKFDVQNDPNHVIIDFKESRVSDMSAIEALNNLTKKYKEQNKTVELQYLSEDCRKLLKNADAVINVNVIEDPTYKVVS; this is encoded by the coding sequence ATGAAAAAAGCATCACAACTCTTCGATTTTAGTCAGAAAGTCAATTACAAAAACGAAATTTTAGCCGGTTTTACGGTCGCAATGACAATGATTCCAGAATCGCTTTCATTTGCTATTTTAGCTGGATTTCCGCCATTAGTTGGATTATATGCTGCTTTTATTGCCGGATTAGTTACCGCAATTTTTGGAGGAAGACCGGGAATGATTTCGGGCGGGGCAGGAGCAACAGTAATTGTCTTGATTGCTTTAATGAAATCACACGGAATAGAATATGTTTTTGCTGCCGTTGCATTGGGCGGTGTAGTGCAAATTTGCATTGGACTTTTTAAACTCGGCAAATTTATTCGACTCGTGCCACAACCCGTAATGTTTGGTTTTGTAAACGGGTTGGCAGTTGTCATTTTCATGTCGCAATTAGAACAATTTAAAACTGTAATAAATGGACAGGTTTCTTGGCTTCAAGGAACTCCTTTATACATTATGCTTGGTTTAGTTGCGCTTACTATTGCAATTGTTTTAGTTTTTCCTAAAATTACAAAAGCAATTCCGGCTTCGTTAGTTGCCATTATGGTTGTTTTTGCTTTAGTGATTGTTTTCAATATTGAAACTAAAACAGTCGAAGATATCGCTTCGGTTCAAGGCGGATTTCCTCCGTTTCATATTCCGAATATTCCAATTTCTTTTGAGACTTTAAAAATTATTTTTCCGTATTCAGTAATTGTTGCAGCGGTAGGTTTGACTGAAGGTTTGCTGACGCTGAATTTAGTGGATGAAATTACGGGAACTCGAGGAAATAGCAATCGCGAATGCATTGCACAAGGAAGCTCGAATATTTTAAATGGCTTTTTCTACGGAATGGGAGGTTGCCCAATGATTGCGCAAACTCTGGTAAATCTTGGCGCCGGTTCACGCGCCCGACTTTCGGGAATTATTGCTGCGTTGACTATTTTAATGATTATACTTTTTGGAGCGCCAGTAATTGGTAAATTGCCAATGGCCGCATTAGTTGGCGTAATGATGATGGTGGCAATTACCACGTTTGAATGGGCAAGTTTCAGGATTATCAACAAAATGCCGAAACATGATATTTTTGTTGGAATTCTGGTTGCTTTAATTACAATCGTACTGCATAATCTGGCTTTGGCAGTTTTGATTGGTGTAATTATTTCGGCTTTGGTTTTTGCGTGGGAAAGTGCCAAAAGAATTCGTGCCAGAAACTATATTGATGAAAACGGAATAAAACATTACGAAATTTATGGACCATTGTTTTTTGGTTCGACCACTACTTTTTTAGAAAAATTTGATGTCCAAAATGATCCCAATCATGTCATTATTGATTTTAAAGAAAGCCGAGTTTCTGATATGTCAGCGATTGAAGCCCTAAATAATTTGACTAAAAAATACAAAGAACAAAACAAAACGGTAGAATTACAGTATTTGAGCGAGGACTGCCGAAAATTACTCAAAAATGCCGATGCTGTTATTAATGTCAATGTAATTGAAGATCCTACTTATAAAGTGGTTAGTTAA
- a CDS encoding ectonucleotide pyrophosphatase/phosphodiesterase — MKKQFTTLLSLIFLLLSFVLQAQTNKDTYVVLVSMDGFRWDYGKQFKLPNLKQIEKEGVHAKSMKPSYPSKTFPNHYSIVTGLYPDHHGIINNVFYDATLNQAFSLSSDAKNDSRFYGGNPIWNLAEQQGVKTASFFWPGSDIDKRNPSYFKKYDNKIRYEARIDTVMKWLQLPEKQRPHLITLYFDEPDHTGHNFGPLSPENKKMVIKMDSIMGEISRKLDQLPIGKQINLIIVSDHGMANISNDKKVAVLDYLKPEWLGYKDVVNPIMSVQAKSGYQDSIANALKKVPHIKFWKSSEVPTRLHYGTNSRVLDFVIEADKGWSLVTKESQNIKGGTHGYDNNEKDMHAIFYAKGPAFKINKRVKTFQNVSVYPLIAHILGLQIGEIDGKLSDVELMLR; from the coding sequence ATGAAAAAGCAGTTTACTACTCTCCTATCTTTAATTTTTCTTTTACTATCATTCGTTTTACAAGCCCAAACTAATAAAGATACATATGTCGTTTTAGTTTCTATGGATGGTTTTCGCTGGGATTACGGCAAACAATTCAAGCTTCCGAATTTAAAGCAAATTGAAAAAGAAGGCGTTCATGCCAAATCAATGAAACCATCTTATCCAAGTAAAACTTTTCCAAATCATTATTCGATTGTAACAGGTCTTTATCCTGATCATCACGGAATCATCAATAATGTTTTTTATGATGCTACCTTAAATCAAGCTTTTTCATTATCAAGCGATGCAAAAAATGATTCCAGATTTTATGGCGGAAATCCGATTTGGAATTTAGCCGAACAACAAGGTGTGAAAACTGCCTCTTTCTTCTGGCCAGGTTCTGATATCGACAAAAGAAATCCGAGTTATTTCAAAAAATACGATAATAAAATTCGGTACGAAGCGAGAATCGATACAGTCATGAAATGGTTGCAACTTCCAGAAAAACAAAGACCTCATTTAATCACTTTATATTTTGACGAACCAGATCATACTGGGCATAATTTTGGTCCGCTTTCGCCGGAAAACAAAAAAATGGTTATCAAAATGGATTCTATAATGGGTGAAATCTCAAGAAAATTAGATCAATTGCCTATCGGAAAACAAATCAATTTGATCATCGTTTCAGACCACGGAATGGCAAATATCAGCAATGATAAAAAAGTAGCGGTTTTAGATTATTTAAAACCAGAATGGTTGGGTTATAAAGATGTAGTGAACCCAATTATGAGCGTACAGGCAAAATCTGGTTATCAAGATTCTATCGCTAATGCTCTCAAAAAAGTGCCTCATATTAAATTCTGGAAATCATCTGAAGTTCCCACAAGATTACATTACGGAACAAATTCACGAGTACTTGATTTTGTTATTGAAGCTGATAAAGGATGGAGTTTAGTAACTAAAGAATCTCAGAACATAAAAGGCGGAACGCATGGTTACGACAATAATGAAAAAGATATGCACGCTATTTTTTACGCAAAAGGGCCAGCTTTTAAAATAAACAAAAGAGTCAAAACATTTCAAAATGTTTCGGTTTATCCTTTAATAGCACATATTTTAGGTCTACAAATAGGAGAAATCGACGGAAAATTGAGTGATGTAGAATTGATGCTTCGCTAA